From Pseudobdellovibrio exovorus JSS, a single genomic window includes:
- a CDS encoding ABC transporter permease subunit, whose protein sequence is MGFIEKRIKNELTLKRYRRFKRNRLAVVCSWMLLALVFLSLTAEFWANSKPIVMKYQGKIYAPIIFTYHPTAFNRDDIFVMDYRSLEFGEGDWAAWPLVQWDAYESNSIVDTYPSPPTRYNLMGTDDRGRDVLTRLLYGLRYSLVFAVGAWMAAYLLGVVIGSVTGYFGGKFDLFGMRLVEIIQTMPVTLILITIISIFTPNLFVLIILLSLFDWTKIALYMRGQFLQLRKREYVEAARALGASDRKIIFGHILPNALTPIVTFSPFDIAANISTLAFLDYLGLGLQAPTPSWGELLDQAQKYITSAEWLVWYPAGALVLTLTLLINIGLAVRDAFDSKAL, encoded by the coding sequence GTGGGATTTATTGAAAAACGAATTAAAAACGAACTGACCCTTAAACGATATCGTCGTTTTAAACGCAATCGTCTAGCGGTTGTGTGCTCTTGGATGTTGCTGGCACTTGTTTTCTTAAGCTTAACCGCTGAGTTCTGGGCGAATAGCAAACCTATCGTGATGAAGTATCAGGGCAAAATATATGCTCCGATTATTTTTACATATCACCCAACCGCATTTAATCGTGACGACATCTTCGTCATGGATTACAGATCGTTAGAGTTTGGTGAAGGTGACTGGGCGGCATGGCCCCTAGTGCAGTGGGATGCCTACGAAAGTAATTCTATTGTGGACACATATCCATCGCCTCCAACTCGTTATAACTTGATGGGGACAGATGATCGTGGCCGTGATGTTTTAACACGTCTCTTATATGGTCTTCGCTATTCGTTAGTCTTTGCGGTAGGTGCGTGGATGGCCGCGTATTTACTTGGTGTTGTGATCGGTTCTGTAACAGGTTACTTCGGTGGTAAGTTTGACTTATTCGGTATGCGCTTGGTTGAAATCATTCAGACCATGCCGGTCACGCTGATTTTGATCACGATCATTTCGATCTTCACTCCGAACTTATTTGTCCTGATTATATTGTTGTCGTTATTTGATTGGACAAAGATCGCTTTGTATATGCGTGGTCAGTTTTTACAATTGCGTAAGCGTGAATACGTTGAAGCGGCCCGCGCGCTAGGAGCTTCCGATCGCAAGATCATCTTCGGTCATATTTTACCGAATGCTTTAACTCCGATCGTGACGTTCTCTCCGTTTGATATTGCTGCGAATATTTCAACACTGGCTTTCTTGGACTACTTAGGTTTGGGATTGCAGGCTCCGACGCCAAGTTGGGGTGAGTTGTTAGATCAAGCTCAGAAGTATATTACATCCGCCGAGTGGTTGGTGTGGTATCCGGCAGGAGCGTTGGTATTGACGTTGACGTTGTTGATTAATATTGGGTTGGCGGTGAGGGATGCGTTTGACTCTAAAGCCCTGTAA
- a CDS encoding ABC transporter permease subunit, protein MLVYILRRLLLAIPTFLGITLLTFLIINAAPGGPIEQKLQQIRMGGGGDGGSSVVISQEILDNLSKQYGFDKPVYERYWIWLKNISRLDFGESFTYQEPVIDVITQKFPVSLSFGLASLFLTYLVCIPLGVKKAINVGSRFDHISGIVLYGLYSVPVLVSGILLIVWFAGGSHFDLFPIGNLYSDDYDTLSTWGKFTDRIHHFILPLTCYMLGNFTELTMLVRSSMLDVTKSDYIRTARSKGLADNVVYFKHALRNALIPVATGLGGFLRVFLAGSLIIERIFNLDGIGLLSYNSILSRDYNVIMGITFISALLLLAGNIISDIIYVLVDPRIDFK, encoded by the coding sequence ATGTTAGTTTATATCCTAAGACGTCTTTTGTTGGCGATCCCCACTTTTCTGGGGATCACTTTACTGACTTTCCTTATTATCAATGCAGCTCCAGGTGGACCGATCGAGCAGAAATTGCAACAGATCCGCATGGGCGGTGGTGGTGATGGGGGAAGTAGTGTCGTTATTTCTCAAGAGATTTTAGATAATTTATCTAAGCAATATGGTTTTGATAAGCCAGTATACGAGCGTTACTGGATTTGGTTAAAGAATATTTCACGCTTAGATTTTGGTGAAAGCTTCACCTATCAAGAGCCTGTGATCGATGTGATCACACAGAAGTTTCCAGTTTCCTTATCTTTCGGTTTGGCCTCTTTATTTTTAACTTACCTTGTGTGTATTCCGCTGGGGGTTAAAAAAGCGATCAATGTGGGAAGTCGCTTTGATCATATCAGTGGTATCGTGCTCTACGGACTCTATTCAGTTCCTGTGTTAGTTTCGGGTATTCTTTTGATCGTTTGGTTCGCGGGCGGATCGCATTTTGACTTATTCCCTATTGGAAATCTTTACTCTGACGATTACGACACTTTGAGCACATGGGGTAAATTTACAGATCGTATTCATCACTTTATCTTACCATTAACATGTTACATGTTGGGTAACTTCACTGAGCTGACTATGTTAGTGCGCAGTTCGATGTTAGATGTGACCAAATCAGACTACATCCGTACAGCGCGCTCGAAGGGGTTAGCTGACAATGTCGTTTATTTCAAACACGCTCTTAGAAATGCTTTGATTCCTGTAGCGACAGGTCTTGGTGGTTTCTTACGTGTTTTCTTAGCGGGCTCCTTGATCATCGAAAGAATCTTTAACTTAGATGGTATCGGTCTATTGAGTTACAACTCAATTTTATCGCGCGATTACAATGTGATCATGGGGATCACATTTATTTCTGCATTATTATTACTAGCCGGAAATATTATCAGCGACATCATCTACGTCTTGGTAGATCCAAGAATTGACTTTAAATAG
- a CDS encoding ABC transporter substrate-binding protein: MFATAKCILAILVGFSVIASTASAVEVNAKAPQGGVLNYHLDFEPESIHPIMKGDMSTRYYNRYVQDSLCDNDYNTWAYTPRLAESWTVSPNGLEFTFKLRKGATFHNGDPVTAADVKFSLEAIRDPKHEALSAIPYFETFTKIDVIDTHTIKFTAKEKYFQNLGSLCGFYIIPKSVYGDINKSIKLLRSSVGAGPYQFVRYDRGQMIVIKKFDNWYGKDVPALKGYFNFAQINMKVTKDDNILNERLKKGDLDYAEIKSTDALLKITGKPFKPVFKSGKFTTKAVQNEMPKSYGYIGFNFVDPILKDKSVRLAFAHLVNRAEINQKFAENLNNLATSPVPVGTKQSPDRKPIEFSPAKAKELLTKAGWADADKNGVLEKTIDGKKTELRLTMIYANKDSEKQWTIVKEDCRKAGIILDLKLLEWNSFIKTIDEKKMQLWAMGWGAGDVESDPKQIWHSSSIGTGGSNFGSYKNAEVDKLIDQGRSELDQNKRNAIFKRAYTLIADDVPYVFLFNRKYEYYAVSDRVGTPGDTFKYDFGYRAWWSAQP, encoded by the coding sequence ATGTTTGCAACTGCAAAATGTATATTAGCGATTCTTGTCGGTTTCAGCGTCATCGCATCGACGGCTTCTGCTGTTGAAGTGAATGCAAAAGCCCCACAGGGCGGAGTGCTGAACTATCACTTGGATTTCGAACCTGAAAGTATTCACCCCATTATGAAGGGTGATATGTCGACTCGTTACTACAATCGCTATGTTCAAGATAGCCTGTGCGATAATGACTACAATACATGGGCCTATACTCCTCGTTTAGCTGAGTCATGGACTGTTTCTCCGAATGGTTTAGAGTTCACTTTTAAATTAAGAAAAGGTGCCACGTTCCATAATGGTGACCCAGTAACAGCTGCAGATGTGAAGTTTTCATTAGAAGCTATTCGTGATCCAAAACATGAGGCTTTAAGTGCAATTCCATACTTCGAAACATTCACGAAAATTGATGTGATTGATACACATACAATCAAGTTTACTGCTAAAGAGAAATACTTCCAAAACTTAGGTTCTTTATGCGGTTTCTACATCATCCCTAAATCAGTTTACGGAGATATCAATAAATCAATTAAATTACTAAGAAGCTCTGTGGGTGCAGGTCCTTACCAGTTCGTGCGTTATGACCGTGGTCAAATGATCGTGATCAAAAAATTCGACAATTGGTATGGTAAAGATGTGCCAGCGTTAAAAGGTTACTTTAACTTCGCTCAAATCAACATGAAGGTAACTAAAGACGATAATATCTTGAATGAAAGACTGAAAAAAGGTGACTTAGATTACGCAGAGATCAAATCAACTGATGCGTTATTGAAAATCACGGGAAAACCATTCAAGCCAGTTTTCAAATCAGGTAAGTTCACAACGAAAGCTGTACAAAATGAAATGCCGAAGTCTTATGGCTATATCGGTTTCAACTTTGTTGATCCAATCCTAAAAGACAAAAGTGTACGTTTGGCTTTTGCTCACTTAGTGAATCGCGCTGAGATTAACCAAAAGTTTGCAGAAAACTTAAATAACTTAGCAACGAGCCCAGTTCCAGTGGGAACAAAACAGTCGCCAGATCGTAAACCTATCGAATTCAGTCCTGCGAAAGCAAAAGAGCTATTAACAAAAGCTGGTTGGGCTGATGCTGATAAAAATGGTGTTTTAGAAAAAACAATCGATGGTAAAAAGACAGAGTTGCGTTTAACTATGATCTACGCAAACAAAGACTCTGAAAAACAATGGACAATCGTTAAAGAAGACTGCCGTAAAGCAGGTATTATCTTAGATTTGAAATTGTTAGAGTGGAACAGCTTCATCAAAACAATTGATGAAAAGAAAATGCAATTGTGGGCAATGGGCTGGGGCGCAGGTGACGTGGAGAGCGATCCTAAGCAAATCTGGCACTCATCTTCAATCGGTACAGGTGGATCTAACTTCGGTTCTTACAAAAATGCTGAAGTAGATAAATTGATCGATCAAGGCCGTTCAGAGTTAGATCAAAATAAACGTAATGCAATCTTCAAACGCGCTTACACATTGATTGCTGATGATGTTCCTTATGTTTTCTTATTCAATAGAAAATATGAATACTATGCAGTTTCTGATCGCGTTGGAACTCCAGGTGATACATTCAAGTATGACTTTGGTTACAGAGCATGGTGGAGTGCTCAACCTTAA